A single Pseudodesulfovibrio aespoeensis Aspo-2 DNA region contains:
- a CDS encoding bacteriohemerythrin encodes MTEQLLWTETSSVGVESIDEQHKQIVEIANRLFREIVRDTGVESIFEILDEMARYAEQHFAYEENLLKEHGFPSDKLKQHLAEHQALTAQVHDFIQKARLDNDLIDLEVYDFLRDWMNDHLSRTDKEYALFLSSRGVR; translated from the coding sequence ATGACCGAGCAATTGCTTTGGACCGAAACCAGCTCGGTGGGCGTGGAGTCCATCGACGAGCAGCACAAGCAGATTGTGGAAATCGCCAACCGTCTGTTCCGGGAAATCGTCAGGGACACGGGCGTTGAATCCATTTTTGAAATTCTTGACGAGATGGCCCGGTACGCGGAGCAGCACTTCGCGTATGAGGAAAACCTGCTGAAGGAACACGGCTTCCCCAGTGACAAGCTTAAGCAGCATCTCGCGGAACACCAGGCTCTGACCGCCCAGGTGCATGATTTCATTCAAAAGGCCCGCCTGGACAACGATCTCATCGACCTTGAGGTCTACGACTTCCTGCGCGACTGGATGAACGACCACCTCTCCAGGACCGACAAGGAATACGCCCTCTTCCTCTCCTCGCGCGGCGTTCGCTGA
- a CDS encoding DUF1643 domain-containing protein, with amino-acid sequence MRPPNATMTITCFSMCNKYRYFLERSWSSGNGHLCWILLNPSTADAQVDDPTIRRCIRFAQRWGYAGMQVVNLFAYRSTDPGQLRAVGDPVGPDNNRFILQAARECDKVVLGWGNHGSLHARDASVLDLLHRAEIIPHVLGLTRRNAPKHPLYLKGDITPYPFPK; translated from the coding sequence ATGCGCCCCCCTAACGCAACAATGACAATCACCTGCTTTTCAATGTGTAATAAATACCGATATTTTCTTGAACGATCATGGTCATCTGGGAATGGTCATCTTTGCTGGATTCTTTTGAACCCCAGCACTGCCGACGCGCAAGTTGATGACCCGACCATCAGACGGTGTATTCGCTTTGCGCAACGCTGGGGTTATGCCGGCATGCAGGTCGTGAACCTCTTTGCTTACCGAAGCACCGACCCTGGACAACTCCGAGCAGTCGGCGACCCTGTTGGCCCGGATAACAATCGCTTCATCCTGCAAGCTGCTCGCGAATGCGATAAGGTCGTGCTGGGGTGGGGCAATCACGGCTCCTTGCATGCGCGCGATGCGTCAGTGCTGGACCTTCTGCATCGCGCTGAAATCATCCCTCATGTCTTAGGGTTAACTCGCCGCAATGCTCCGAAACACCCGCTCTATCTGAAAGGCGACATCACGCCGTATCCTTTCCCCAAATAG